The Numenius arquata unplaced genomic scaffold, bNumArq3.hap1.1 HAP1_SCAFFOLD_1617, whole genome shotgun sequence genome segment TCAAAACCCCCTCAGAAATCAAATATATTGGGCAAcatccctcagaaattcaatatattaggAGAAATCCCTCAAAAATCCCTCAGGGATTCAACATATTGGGACAAATCCCTCAGAAATCCCTCAGAGATTCAATATATTGGGAcaaatccctcagaaattcaatatattgagAGAAATTCCTGAAAAACCCCTCAGAAATCAAATATATTGGGCGATATCCCTCAGAAATTCAGTATATTGAGAGAAATCCCTCAGAAACTCGAGATATTGGAAGAAATACCTCAGAAATGcaatatattgggagaaatccCTCAAGAATTCCTCAAAAACACAATCTATTGGGAGAAAACCTTCAGCGATTCAATATATTGCAACAAATCCCTCAAAACCCCCTCAGAAATCAAATATATTGGGCAAcatccctcagaaattcaatatattaggagaaatccctcaaaaatccctcagaaattcaatatattaggagaaatccctcaaaaatccctcagaaattcaatatattaggAGAAATCCCTCAAAAATCCCTCAGGGATTCAACTTATTGGGACAAATCCCTCAGAAGTTcctcagaaattcaatatttTGGGACAAATCCCTCAAAAATTCAATCTATTGGAAGAAATCCCTCAGGAATTTGAAAATATGGGGGGACAcccctcagaaattcaatatattgtgggaccccccccatcaGCGCATCAATGGCGGCCCTACCTGCGGGGGGAAGAGTCGGTCGGCGCCGGCGTCGGCGGGGGGTCCCCGTCCCAGGTCCTGCGTGGGGCTGCGGTCGCGGGGATGGGGGTGCGGTGGGGTGCGTGGAGGGGTGGCCGGGCATGCGTCGATCTCGTAATGGACGTACTTGCAGGTGTCCATGTGGAAGCAGGTGTTGAGGAAGGAGCAGTCGCCCAGGGACTCGTCCGTGTGCTTGTTGATGATGCGGCTGGAAGGGAAGGGATTTGGGGTGATAAAGGGCAAATTGGGGTGATGGAGGAGGACCATGGGGTGATGGATGGAGGAGAACATTGGGATATGGATGGAGGAACATAGGACCGTGGATGGTGGAGGACcatggagtgatggatggaggaGAACATTGGGATATAGATGGAGGAACATGGCGTGATGGATGGAGGAACATGGGACCATGGATGGTGGAGGACcatggagtgatggatggaggaGAACATTGGGATATGGATGGAGGAACATAGGACCGTGGATGGTGGAGGACcatggagtgatggatggaggaGAACATTGGGATATGGATGGAGGAACATGGCGTGATGGATGGAGGAACACGGGACCGTGGATGGTGGAGGACCATGGGGTgatggatggaggagaacacTGGGATATGGATGGAGGAACATAGGACCGTGGATGGTGGAGGACcatggagtgatggatggaggaGAACATTAGGATTTGGATGGAGGAACATGGGACCATGGATGGTGGAGGACCATGGGGTGATGGATGGAGGAGAACATTGGGATATGGATGGAGGAACATAGGACCGTGGATGGTGGAGGACcatggagtgatggatggaggaGAACATTGGGATATGGATGGAGGAACATGGCGTGATGGATGGAGGAACACGGGACCATGGATGGTGGAGGACCATGGGGTGATGGATGGAGGAGAACATTGGGATATGGATGGAGGAACATAGGACCGTGGATGGTGGAGGACcatggagtgatggatggaggaGAACATTGGGATATGGATGGAGGAACATAGGACCGTGGATGGTGGAGGACCATGGGGTGATGGATGGAGAAGAACATTGGGATATGGATGGAGGAACATGACGTGATGGATGGAGAACAGGGGACGATGGATGGTGGAGGACCACGGGGTGATGGTGGAGGAGAACACTGGGATATGGATGGAGGAACATGAGGTGATAGTGGAGGACCATGGGGTGATGGAGGAGAACATAGGACCATGGAAGGTCCATGGACTGACCGGAAGTGGAGCTTGCGGCAGGGCCGGTCAGCGCCGGTGGCCTTGACACACTCCTCCTTGGTGCCGTGGTCGCAGAACTCCTGGACCTGGGCCCGACCCCGCGACCGGAACTTCTCCACGATGGACTGTTCCTTGGCCGTGGTGGTGTTAAGAAGCTCCAGGATCTCCTGGCTGACCTGGGGGACAGGTGGACATCTCACTTGGGGGGGTTGCCCCAAAGCCCTGGCCCTCCCGAGGACACCTGCGTACCAGTTTTGGGGTGAAACCACCACCTTCTCCTTGGTGGGACCCCAAAAACTCAACCCTTTGAGGGACATCAAGGTGGGTTCTCCACCATTTTGGGGGTCAACCCACCTTCTCCTTGGTGGGACCTCCAAGACCTCAACCCTCTGAGGAGCACCCAAGGGTGTCCTCCACCATTGTGGGTGTCAAACCACCTTCTCCTTGATGGGACCTCCAACACCTCAACCCTCTGAGGAGCACCCAAGGGTGTCTTCCACCATTTTGGGGGTCCACCCACCATCTCCACGACTTCCACCCTTCAAGGAGCACCCAAGGGGGTTCCCCACCACCATtttgggggtgcacccaccttcttgctctgctgctccttgGTGGACTGCTGACTCAGCAAGCTCTCGATCTCCAGGTCCACGTCGGACGCCTGTTTCCTCCACTTCTTGGCGGCCTCCTTCcccgcttctcctcctcctcctcctcctcccgccgccatGTTGGACACCCCGCTGCCATCTTGCTCCCCCCGCCGCTTCCTCCCGCCGCTTTCCTTGAGGGGGGCCAGTCCCGCGTCCCCCACACTTTCCCCCACCGCCCCCGTCATGGCCGACAGCTTGGAGTGGTCGGCGTAGGTGACCACGGTGGCTTGAGAAGGTCCATCTTGGAGGAGGCCCCTCCGCACCTCGATCAGCTCCTGGGCGGCGAACTTCTCCAGCAAACTCTCCACCCCCCGGGGGGTGACGGGGGCCTCAGGCTATggagggggatggggacaccccaaaatgACGTCAGGGGAGGGTcgagaagggggagagggattaaaaaaggagggggggaacaCCCCTAAAGGAGATGGAGGTGGCATCTCTGGGGGCTTACGGTGGAGATGGCGCGGCAGATGGCCAGGGCGTCGGTGGGGAGGGACAAGGCCACGTCAGCGAGATGGCGGAGGAGGCGACGCTCCAGAGCGGGGTcggcctctccttccccctctcccgccccccctcttccccccccagcctggggggtCCCTTCTCCactttggggggggtgggggtggcccAAggaagccccccctgcccccgaaCCCAAagcgggttggggggtgggggtgggaggggccgggctggaggtgcgggggggggtcAGCGTGGCGGGGGTCTACGGAGAGGGGGGGAGAAAATGGGGGGGAGtcagaggggggggaggaaggaggaatccCACCTCCCCCGCAAAATAGCCATGAACTTTGACCCCCCCACAGTCACCCCCGTTCCCCCCAACATCCCCCGACCCCCTCATTAACCCTTGACCCCCCCATTAAActgacccccccaaaaacccccattAATCCttgaccccccaaaaccctctgaccccccaaaaccctctgacCCCCCCATTAACCCctgaccccccaaaaccctctgaccccccattaatcacaacccccCCTTAATCCctgaccccccc includes the following:
- the METTL3 gene encoding LOW QUALITY PROTEIN: N(6)-adenosine-methyltransferase catalytic subunit METTL3 (The sequence of the model RefSeq protein was modified relative to this genomic sequence to represent the inferred CDS: deleted 1 base in 1 codon) → MSDTWSSIQAHKKQLDSLRERLQRRRKQDPLDPRHADPPPHSSPAPPTPTPQPALGSGAGGASLGHPHPPQSGEGTPQAGGGRGGAGEGEGEADPALERRLLRHLADVALSLPTDALAICRAISTPEAPVTPRGVESLLEKFAAQELIEVRRGLLQDGPSQATVVTYADHSKLSAMTGAVGESVGDAGLAPLKESGGRKRRGEQDGSGVSNMAAGGGGGGGEAGKEAAKKWRKQASDVDLEIESLLSQQSTKEQQSKKVSQEILELLNTTTAKEQSIVEKFRSRGRAQVQEFCDHGTKEECVKATGADRPCRKLHFRRIINKHTDESLGDCSFLNTCFHMDTCKYVHYEIDACPATPPRTPPHPHPRDRSPTQDLGRGPPADAGADRLFPPQWICCDIRYLDVSILGKFAVVMADPPWDIHMELPYGTLTDDEMRRLNIPVLQDEGFLFLWVTGRAMELGRECLNLWGYERVDEIIWVKTNQLQRIIRTGRTGHWLNHGKEHCL